The nucleotide window GGGCATGGCGGGGCTTAAGATCGGTGGAGCCGCCCCCGGTGGCAGTGGGGAGATGGCTCCCAAAGTGGTCGGCTCGGGATTACCTGGTGGAGGACCTCTTGGGCCCGTCTCATCCGTAGGACCCCCAATCATGCCCCCCATCGCTGTTGTCCCAGCTAAACCTGCCTCCTGGGCGGACATTGCCAGCAAGCCAGCAAAGCCTCAGCCCAAACTGAAAACCAAGGGTGGCATGGCGGGGGCCAACCTGCCCCCTCCACCCATCAAACACAACATGGACATCGGCACTTGGGATAACAAGGGTAACATGCCCAAAGCCACCGCCCCGCAGCAGGCGCTCCCCATTCCAACCAACGGGCAGCCGCCACACCTGTCCTCCCCCCAGCCCGGAGCTACCGCTGGGGGGAACCCTCAACTGCCCCTGAGCAATGGACAGTTGGGCCCCCCGGTTGGTCAGATGGGGCAGCATCAACTGCCATCCAATGGGCAGCAAGGAATGGCTCAGAtgccccctccttctctctcccaggGTCTGCCCGCTCCCCcttcccagcagcagcagcagcagcagcagcagcagcagcagcagcagcagcagcagcagcctaccCAACCCACCCGCTGGGTCCCTCCACGGAACCGGGCCAACGGGTTTGCGGACGGTGGGGGGGTGGCGGGCCAATCACCGCCCGCCGCATCCGGCGTGGGACCGGTTCCCGGAGTCCCCTCTGAGCCTCACCCGGTCTTGGAGAAGTTGCGCATGGTCAACAACTACAACCCCAAGGACTTTGACTGGAACCCCAAGCAGGGCCGCGTGTTCATCATCAAGAGTTACTCTGAGGACGACATCCACCGCTCCATCAAGTACAACATCTGGTGCAGCACGGAGCACGGCAACAAGCGGCTGGACGGCGCCTACCGGTCGCTGGGCGCCAAGGGCCCGCTCTATCTCCTGTTCAGTGTCAACGGCAGCGGACACTTCTGTGGCGTGGCGGAGATGCGCTCTCCCGTGGACTATAACACCTGCGCCGGCGTGTGGTCGCAGGACAAGTGGAAGGGTCGCTTCGACGTCCGCTGGGTCTTTGTCAAGGACGTTCCCAACAGCCAGCTGAGGCACATCCGGCTGGAGAACAACGAGAACAAGCCGGTCACCAACTCCCGCGATACGCAGGAGGTGCCCCTGGACAAGGCCCGGCAGGTGCTGAAGATCATCGCCGGGTACAAACACACCACGTCCATCTTCGATGACTTTTCTCACTACGAGAAgaggcaggaggaagaggaatgtGTCAAAAAGGTAACCAACGTTTGTTTCTCGGGAAGGTTGAGCCCAAGTGGCGCAGTGGTTTGTGTGAGCTAAGTAGAAGTGCAGAAACCCCCTGGCAGAATGACTTGTTTTTTTCTGACCATTTTGATCGTCGATTCTGACAGGAAACATGCCCACAGTCTAACCCATGCGGTTTTGAAGGCTATAGGTCCTTTCGCATTGTCTGTTACACTTTCGGTAAACAAGGTGACAGTGCACGCCGCCGAAGGCTCAAGGCATTTTCGGGGTGTAGGTGTGCTGTGTTCATGTCTACAAAGGGAAAGTTATCAAATGTGCAGTATAACAGTCAGATCGGTACAGAATAATTATTATGACAAGGCTAAGGGTTATTACATAGTGCTATACTAGTAATACTAAATTAAAAAGGAAAGGAGCAAAGGCATTGACAATTACAGGGTGAACACAAGAAGATAAAAGATCTTTCCAACAACACGTATCCAAGCAAGTAGCAGAGGCATGCTTTAGTTTATTATAGTCTCCTAACAAAatatgatataaataaatattcatcaGCAGATTCAAGCTGTTACCACCCGTGCAACCTTGAGGGGGAGTTCCATGACATGAAAGTAATAACTAGTAAACCCACACCCACCCTCAAAATAAACCCACACTCacaatatattattttgtcAAGTGGTCCTATTTGACACTAGACCTCTTAAGCCCACCCCGGGCACCAGCACCACGTTTTGTTAAAAGACTGCAAAGTACCCAAACCCACAACATCGTACGGGTTTAGCGTTGAAGGGTTTGCTTGGATAACATGAGAGAATTATTCAGATCAAGTGAAATTCTTTCTGTTGCTTCCATGGTTGTATTGTACACATTGACGCCCTTTGCCCGTCGCTTCATACGTATTTTGTTTTCAGAGAACAAACGATGCTGACATAGGCTTTAACATGCCTTGCATTGTTTGGGATCATTCTGATAAGGGTGATTACATGGCAATGCGGAACTTTAGATGACATTTGTATTCCGGTTTTCTCCCTCGTAAAGGTTACACTTAAGTAAACAATAGATTTGACCGAGAGCCAATCAACTCCTGCCTTTTTTAATATCCCCTTTCTTGGTAGCTTGATAGTTATTTTAGCTTGAATTACATTTTCAATTTGTTTTGCTAGAATTGATCACGATTGTAGATATCTTGATTTAATAAAAAAGAAGGGCTGGAAAATGCTGCCCTCTAGAGATAAGATCCAATAGTCATTTAATTGATGCAATCCGGATTCTCATCACAGGttaagagttttttttttttatagccgGGCTCAAGAGTGCAACCATTTATTATGTGAatgcaagtttttttttttttatatatatatatatatatatatatatatatatatatatatatatatatatatatatatatatata belongs to Gadus chalcogrammus isolate NIFS_2021 chromosome 5, NIFS_Gcha_1.0, whole genome shotgun sequence and includes:
- the ythdf2 gene encoding YTH domain-containing family protein 2, producing MSAHSRIEQRPKGQSSKVQNGAVTQKDSLNDDEFEPYLNTQARQSNAYTAMSDSYMPSYYSPSIGFSYSLNEAAWSTGGDPPMPYLASYGQLSNGEPHYLPDAMFGQPGPLGSNPFLSQHGFNFFPSGIDFSAWGSSSSQGQSGTPQSAGYSSSYAYAPSSLGGAMIDGQSPFTPAANEPLNKAPGMNCLDQGMAGLKIGGAAPGGSGEMAPKVVGSGLPGGGPLGPVSSVGPPIMPPIAVVPAKPASWADIASKPAKPQPKLKTKGGMAGANLPPPPIKHNMDIGTWDNKGNMPKATAPQQALPIPTNGQPPHLSSPQPGATAGGNPQLPLSNGQLGPPVGQMGQHQLPSNGQQGMAQMPPPSLSQGLPAPPSQQQQQQQQQQQQQQQQQQPTQPTRWVPPRNRANGFADGGGVAGQSPPAASGVGPVPGVPSEPHPVLEKLRMVNNYNPKDFDWNPKQGRVFIIKSYSEDDIHRSIKYNIWCSTEHGNKRLDGAYRSLGAKGPLYLLFSVNGSGHFCGVAEMRSPVDYNTCAGVWSQDKWKGRFDVRWVFVKDVPNSQLRHIRLENNENKPVTNSRDTQEVPLDKARQVLKIIAGYKHTTSIFDDFSHYEKRQEEEECVKKVEVQGTEPYPSNPSNRSHYRLQERQGRVK